A window of Hymenobacter aerilatus contains these coding sequences:
- the dxs gene encoding 1-deoxy-D-xylulose-5-phosphate synthase yields MIVEPGTLLAAIDSPDDLKKLSPEQLVQLSQELRQFIIDSVSIYGGHFGASLGVVELTVALHYVFNTPYDQLVWDVGHQAYGHKILTGRRNQFPTNRRYHGMSGFPKRTESVYDAFGVGHSSTSIGAALGMAVASEYKGEHDRQHIAVIGDGAMTAGMAFEALNHAGVEKSNLLVVLNDNCMSIDPNVGALKEYLTDITTSRTYNKVRDELWNVLGKLSKFGPNPQQIARRVEQAMKATLLKQGNLFEALKFRYFGPVDGHDVQHLVTIMRDLKSIPGPKLLHCVTVKGKGYALAEKDQTLWHAPGLFDKITGEIYKKIPDKPQPPKYQDVFGHTLVELAEQNDKVMGVTPAMPSGSSMNLMMKAMPDRAFDVGIAEQHAVTFSAGLATQGLVPFCNIYSSFMQRAYDQVVHDVALQDLHVVFCLDRAGFAGADGPTHHGAYDLSYMRSIPNMVVAAPMNEEELRNLMYTAQLPENAGPFTIRYPRGEGVMPEWRTPLKKLTVGTGRVVREGEGVAILTIGHIGNYAVRATKELAAEGLSTGHYDMRFCKPLDEEMLHDVFSRYRAIVTVEDGCLPGGFGSAVLEFMADHGYSLPVRRLGIPDRVVEHGSQDELYKECGFDAAGIAAAVREMSGKVAAFAPVETVLL; encoded by the coding sequence ATGATTGTTGAACCTGGTACTCTGCTGGCAGCCATAGACTCGCCCGACGACTTAAAAAAGCTCAGTCCCGAGCAGCTTGTACAACTCAGCCAGGAGCTCCGACAATTCATTATTGATTCTGTTTCCATCTACGGTGGTCATTTTGGGGCCTCGTTGGGCGTGGTGGAGCTGACTGTGGCCCTGCACTACGTTTTCAATACCCCATACGATCAGCTGGTGTGGGATGTAGGCCACCAAGCGTATGGTCATAAAATCTTAACCGGCCGCCGCAATCAGTTTCCTACCAACCGGCGCTACCACGGCATGTCGGGCTTCCCGAAGCGCACCGAGAGCGTATATGATGCCTTCGGGGTAGGGCATAGCAGCACCAGCATTGGGGCCGCGCTGGGCATGGCCGTAGCCAGTGAGTACAAAGGCGAGCACGACCGTCAGCATATTGCCGTGATTGGCGATGGTGCCATGACGGCCGGTATGGCTTTCGAAGCGCTCAACCATGCAGGGGTAGAAAAGTCTAACCTACTGGTGGTGCTCAACGACAACTGCATGAGCATCGACCCCAACGTGGGCGCGCTCAAAGAATACCTCACCGACATCACCACCTCACGCACCTATAATAAAGTGCGCGACGAGCTGTGGAACGTGCTGGGCAAGCTTTCTAAGTTTGGCCCTAATCCGCAGCAGATTGCCCGCCGGGTAGAGCAGGCCATGAAGGCTACTTTGCTGAAGCAAGGCAATCTATTTGAGGCGCTGAAGTTCCGCTACTTCGGTCCCGTGGATGGACACGATGTGCAACACCTCGTCACCATCATGCGCGACCTGAAGAGCATTCCGGGTCCTAAGCTGTTACACTGCGTGACGGTGAAAGGCAAAGGTTACGCGTTGGCCGAAAAAGACCAGACGCTGTGGCACGCGCCGGGTCTGTTCGATAAGATTACGGGCGAGATCTACAAGAAAATTCCCGACAAGCCCCAGCCGCCTAAATACCAGGATGTGTTTGGGCACACGCTGGTGGAGCTGGCCGAGCAAAACGACAAAGTGATGGGCGTGACGCCCGCCATGCCGTCGGGCTCGTCGATGAACCTGATGATGAAGGCCATGCCCGACCGCGCCTTCGACGTGGGCATTGCCGAGCAGCACGCCGTCACGTTCTCGGCCGGACTGGCTACGCAGGGGCTGGTGCCGTTCTGCAACATCTACTCGTCGTTTATGCAGCGCGCCTACGACCAGGTAGTGCACGACGTGGCTTTGCAAGACCTACACGTGGTATTCTGCCTCGACCGCGCCGGTTTTGCTGGTGCCGATGGCCCTACCCACCACGGCGCCTACGACCTCTCGTACATGCGTTCCATCCCAAACATGGTGGTAGCTGCCCCTATGAATGAGGAAGAGTTGCGGAACCTGATGTACACGGCCCAGTTGCCCGAAAACGCGGGGCCGTTTACCATTCGCTACCCCCGCGGCGAGGGTGTGATGCCGGAGTGGCGCACCCCGCTGAAAAAGCTGACGGTAGGCACCGGGCGCGTAGTGCGTGAGGGCGAAGGCGTGGCTATCCTGACCATCGGCCACATCGGCAACTACGCCGTGCGCGCCACCAAGGAGCTGGCTGCCGAGGGGCTCAGCACGGGCCACTACGACATGCGCTTCTGCAAGCCGCTGGACGAAGAAATGCTGCACGATGTATTCAGCCGCTACCGCGCCATCGTGACCGTAGAGGATGGCTGCCTACCCGGCGGCTTTGGCTCGGCGGTGCTGGAGTTCATGGCCGACCACGGCTATTCCCTACCCGTGCGTCGCCTCGGCATCCCCGATAGGGTAGTGGAGCACGGCTCCCAAGACGAACTATACAAAGAATGCGGTTTCGACGCGGCTGGTATTGCCGCCGCTGTGCGCGAGATGAGCGGCAAAGTAGCCGCCTTCGCGCCTGTGGAAACGGTGCTGTTATAA